The following are encoded together in the Microtus pennsylvanicus isolate mMicPen1 chromosome 8, mMicPen1.hap1, whole genome shotgun sequence genome:
- the LOC142856576 gene encoding uncharacterized protein LOC142856576, with product MEPVSFDDVAVKFTLGEWVLLDSCQRELYRDVMKETCMNLISIEEENIDVDCQELQRNLRIQVIERFCDYEHSSKCAKTHQQIHKNVVNAHGHPAFIVHESSIYAKDINDHSSSHMTIQSQTEEKPYVCQEHVEKAIKQESSQEDFLYSESFQTLESAPARENVCESKQSNESFSNPSSHQDYGGTCTGDEQRECKQFEKTLKEKSCVQILERIHTGEKPLACKKCGETFIHSSHLTRHQRIHSREKTYSCRHCGETFMYSLARQNHEKTHKKEQHYICKHCGKACIHAYHLLQHERRHTREKRYACNQCGKAFRRSSNLHKHERIHNREKLYACKQCGKSFISAGNCYNHERIHTAEKTYVCQECGKAFMFSSYLRKHERIHTGEKPYTCKYCGKTFTHSSANYRHEKTHTKEKPYVCVECGQAFPFSTSLQIHERTHTTREKFYKCNPCGKEFVYFSYLQRHERSHSEKKPSG from the exons atg GAGCCAGTGAGCTTTGACGATGTGGCTGTGAAGTTCACCCTAGGAGAGTGGGTTCTGTTGGATTCTTGTCAAAGGGAGCTCTACAGAGATGTGATGAAGGAAACATGTATGAACCTGATCTCCATAG aggaagaaaatattGATGTGGACTGCCAAGAACTCCAGAGAAACCTGAG aattCAGGTCATTGAGCGATTCTGTGACTATGAACACAGTAGCAAATGTGCAAAGACCCACCAACAGATACACAAGAATGTTGTTAACGCACACGGTCATCCTGCATTCATAGTTCATGAAAGCAGCATCTATGCAAAAGACATCAATGATCACTCATCCTCCCATATGACCATTCAAAGTCAAACTGAAGAGAAACCATATGTGTGTCAGGAACATGTGGAGAAGGCTATTAAACAGGAGTCGAGTCAGGaagattttctttattctgaGTCCTTTCAAACACTTGAGAGTGCTCCTGCTAGAGAGAACGTATGTGAAAGTAAGCAATCTAATGAATCTTTTAGTAATCCCAGTTCTCATCAAGATTATGGGGGAACTTGCACTGGAGATGAGCAACGTGAATGTAAGCAATTTGAGAAGACCTTGAAGGAAAAAAGTTGTGTTCAAATATTGGAAAGGatccatactggagaaaaaccattGGCGTGTAAGAAATGTGGTGAAACCTTCATTCATTCCAGTCACTTGACAAGACATCAGAGAATTCACTCAAGAGAGAAAACTTACTCTTGTAGACATTGTGGTGAAACGTTCATGTATTCCCTGGCCCGTCAAAATCAtgaaaaaactcacaaaaaagaGCAACATTATATATGTAAACACTGTGGGAAAGCATGTATTCATGCTTACCATCTTCTCCAGCATGAAAGACGCCACACTCGTGAGAAACGCTATGCATGTAATCAATGTGGCAAAGCATTCAGACGATCCTCAAACCTTCACAAACATGAAAGAATTcacaacagagagaaactctatgCATGTAAACAATGTGGAAAATCCTTCATCAGTGCGGGCAACTGTTACAACcatgaaagaattcacactgCAGAGAAAACCTATGTTTGCCAAGAGTGTGGGAAAGCGTTTATGTTTTCCTCATACCTTCGAAaacatgaaagaattcacactggagagaaaccctatacaTGTAAATATTGTGGAAAAACCTTCACTCATTCCAGTGCTAATTACAGGCATGAGAAAACACACACTAAAGAGAAgccatatgtatgtgtggagtGTGGGCAAGCATTCCCTTTTTCCACATCCCTCCAAATACATGAAAGAACTCACACTACTAGAGAGAAATTCTACAAGTGTAATCCATGTGGGAAAGAGTTTGTGTATTTCTCATACCTTCAAAGACATGAAAGATCTCACAGTGAAAAGAAACCCAGTGGGTAG